From the genome of Mixophyes fleayi isolate aMixFle1 chromosome 2, aMixFle1.hap1, whole genome shotgun sequence, one region includes:
- the LOC142139068 gene encoding uncharacterized protein LOC142139068 isoform X5, producing the protein MSRPRRSAGPPARLSDGSQLPAGSLRPPVTLSSSSPSSEALGALPESVHPSAVNIAAGDSPVAGSQRRSGQGGRGGARRSRAPERSAALAASGDASAAVQHSQQRRRSPSPTSARSSQSSLPPRSPPPNLAGQVSPRAAGGEGSLQALASSYSSPVGNHLIAVNEVNLESQHVSVSATSHRPWLHSSSGDSIPQINIIPPLMPQGWIRGRVRPHMAHNVSFQPMLSSQLHTPSPPQVGPPIQYNFISPIQAANVPLQRLPYSDSINVGGHPSALVQSGSFQQSPNTTLSPWARPAVAQVEAPHGNLPPWSLPYPPPNPDRVQRPMQNWMAPYPPPYVSSYGHASNASITNIPVPDLNSSPFGFGSSQDLARPPAPGFSFGTPVPIESLNSISGVRVNQSFVSEVANIHSVSVTAVSGGGAAAPLPEVITVTGSSALQTEPAGDSASREETSTQALALPGTSAQSGLKINIWIMGHSFVYWASKHHLANEWSNFPCPVDIKWMGKRGLCWPFLLSWLEEELAKSQHPDIIVLHLGGNDVGKTKSLALIISIREDLRAIRARWPTIGICWSNIVPRLYWRFPIRPSTLTRLLRKINSVTGKLVRELGGVEIFHPSIKADNTHLFRPDGVHLNKEGMGFFIREIYEQLGSWFCARGGGLGTR; encoded by the exons ATGTCCAGACCTAGGAGATCAGCGGGCCCCCCTGCACGTCTGTCAGACGGGTCACAGCTCCCGGCCGGGAGTCTGCGCCCGCCTGTTACTTTATCCAGCTCTTCCCCCTCTAGTGAAGCGCTGGGAGCGCTGCCTGAAAGCGTGCATCCCAGCGCTGTTAATATTGCTGCAGGGGACTCCCCTGTCGCTGGGTCTCAACGGAGATCtgggcagggggggaggggcggcgctCGCAGGTCCCGGGCTCCAGAGAGATCAGCGGCGCTGGCTGCCTCAGGGGACGCCAGCGCTGCTGTGCAGCATAGTCAGCagaggaggagatctccttcTCCTACCTCTGCTAGGTCCAGCCAGTCCTCCCTTCCTCCTCGCTCTCCACCTCCCAATTTGGCAGGTCAGGTCTCCCCCAGGGCAGCAGGGGGAGAGGGAAGCTTACAGGCACTGGCTTCCTCTTACAGTTCCCCCGTTGGTAATCACCTGATAGCTGTGAATGAGGTAAATTTGGAGTCACAGCATGTCTCTGTTTCTGCCACAAGTCACAGACCCTGGTTACACAGCAGCAGTGGTGACAGTATACCTCAAATTAATATTATCCCCCCACTTATGCCTCAGGGATGGATCAGGGGTAGAGTGCGCCCTCATATGGCTCATAATGTAAGTTTTCAGCCCATGTTATCTTCTCAATTACACACACCCTCACCACCTCAGGTTGGGCCCCCTATACAGTATAATTTCATATCTCCAATACAAGCTGCTAATGTTCCTCTGCAGAGGCTTCCATATAGCGATTCAATCAATGTCGGGGGTCACCCCTCGGCGCTGGTTCAGTCTGGGAGCTTTCAGCAAAGCCCAAACACAACGCTTAGTCCATGGGCAAGACCAGCAGTAGCACAGGTGGAGGCGCCCCACGGGAACCTGCCTCCCTGGTCACTACCGTATCCTCCTCCTAATCCAGATAGGGTCCAGCGGCCAATGCAGAATTGGATGGCACCGTATCCACCTCCTTATGTTTCAAGTTATGGGCATGCTTCTAATGCAAGCATTACAAATATACCCGTCCCTGATCTCAATAGCTCCCCCTTTGGGTTTGGTTCCTCCCAAGATCTGGCCCGCCCACCAGCCCCAGGTTTTTCCTTTGGTACGCCTGTCCCAATAGAGTCGTTAAACAGCATttcaggagttagggttaaccagtCGTTTGTGTCTGAAGTAGCTAACATACATTCTGTTTCAGTGACGGCAGTATCGGGCGGAGGGGCGGCCGCGCCATTGCCAGAAGTTATCACAGTGACGGGGAGCTCTGCCTTACAGACGGAGCCAGCAGGGGATTCGGCTTCAAGAGAAGAAACATCAACCCAAGCACTTGCGTTACCAGGGACATCTGCGCAAAGTG GCCTGAAGATAAACATTTGGATAATGGGACACTCATTTGTGTATTGGGCTTCAAAACATCATTTGGCGAATGAGTGGTCTAATTTCCCATGCCCGGTGGATATAAaatggatggggaagaggggccTTTGCTGGCCATTCCTGTTGTCTTGGTTAGAAGAGGAATTGGCAAAATCACAACATCCTGATATTATTGTTTTGCATCTTGGGGGGAATGATGTGGGGAAGACTAAATCATTGGCCCTCATAATAAGCATTAGAGAAGATTTACGTGCTATTCGGGCACGATGGCCTACAATTGGGATTTGTTGGTCCAACATTGTCCCTCGTTTATACTGGAGGTTTCCCATTCGCCCCTCTACGCTTACtagattattaagaaaaattaatagtgttacggggaaactggttagagaattggGGGGGGTAGAAATTTTCCACCCATCCATTAAGGCGGATAATACACACCTGTTCCGGCCGGACGGTGTTCATTTGAATAAAGAGGGGATGGGGTTTTTCATCAGGGAGATCTATGAGCAATTAGGTTCGTGGTTTTGTGCTCGTGGTGGCGGGCTGGGAACCCGTTAA
- the LOC142139068 gene encoding uncharacterized protein LOC142139068 isoform X2 gives MSRPRRSAGPPARLSDGSQLPAGSLRPPVTLSSSSPSSEALGALPESVHPSAVNIAAGDSPVAGSQRRSGQGGRGGARRSRAPERSAALAASGDASAAVQHSQQRRRSPSPTSARSSQSSLPPRSPPPNLAGQVSPRAAGGEGSLQALASSYSSPVGNHLIAVNEVNLESQHVSVSATSHRPWLHSSSGDSIPQINIIPPLMPQGWIRGRVRPHMAHNVSFQPMLSSQLHTPSPPQVGPPIQYNFISPIQAANVPLQRLPYSDSINVGGHPSALVQSGSFQQSPNTTLSPWARPAVAQVEAPHGNLPPWSLPYPPPNPDRVQRPMQNWMAPYPPPYVSSYGHASNASITNIPVPDLNSSPFGFGSSQDLARPPAPGFSFGTPVPIESLNSISGVRVNQSFVSEVANIHSVSVTAVSGGGAAAPLPEVITVTGSSALQTEPAGDSASREETSTQALALPGTSAQSVGRVGMIELAESSLAQSTRRAYQSAWSQWEAFLQSRAPSTSGQAEEILEFMWERYNTGVKKAAMASALAGISFMAKLHSKVDPTRGFIISKAMKGWARTRPSVPDSRRPITVPLLRQLIMSLAEVTSSSYESTLFSTAFSMAFHGAFRISELVAKSRVSLGTALLGKYTLVASTQVSIKIARSKTDQFSRGHWVTLSPCNDTSICPVAWCNKFSGIRPKDSEAWLAHMDGSPLSKFQFNAIFKSAVIKVGLDPKFYGTHSFRIGAATAAAMGGASVPDIKLLGRWKSDNYKRYIRP, from the exons ATGTCCAGACCTAGGAGATCAGCGGGCCCCCCTGCACGTCTGTCAGACGGGTCACAGCTCCCGGCCGGGAGTCTGCGCCCGCCTGTTACTTTATCCAGCTCTTCCCCCTCTAGTGAAGCGCTGGGAGCGCTGCCTGAAAGCGTGCATCCCAGCGCTGTTAATATTGCTGCAGGGGACTCCCCTGTCGCTGGGTCTCAACGGAGATCtgggcagggggggaggggcggcgctCGCAGGTCCCGGGCTCCAGAGAGATCAGCGGCGCTGGCTGCCTCAGGGGACGCCAGCGCTGCTGTGCAGCATAGTCAGCagaggaggagatctccttcTCCTACCTCTGCTAGGTCCAGCCAGTCCTCCCTTCCTCCTCGCTCTCCACCTCCCAATTTGGCAGGTCAGGTCTCCCCCAGGGCAGCAGGGGGAGAGGGAAGCTTACAGGCACTGGCTTCCTCTTACAGTTCCCCCGTTGGTAATCACCTGATAGCTGTGAATGAGGTAAATTTGGAGTCACAGCATGTCTCTGTTTCTGCCACAAGTCACAGACCCTGGTTACACAGCAGCAGTGGTGACAGTATACCTCAAATTAATATTATCCCCCCACTTATGCCTCAGGGATGGATCAGGGGTAGAGTGCGCCCTCATATGGCTCATAATGTAAGTTTTCAGCCCATGTTATCTTCTCAATTACACACACCCTCACCACCTCAGGTTGGGCCCCCTATACAGTATAATTTCATATCTCCAATACAAGCTGCTAATGTTCCTCTGCAGAGGCTTCCATATAGCGATTCAATCAATGTCGGGGGTCACCCCTCGGCGCTGGTTCAGTCTGGGAGCTTTCAGCAAAGCCCAAACACAACGCTTAGTCCATGGGCAAGACCAGCAGTAGCACAGGTGGAGGCGCCCCACGGGAACCTGCCTCCCTGGTCACTACCGTATCCTCCTCCTAATCCAGATAGGGTCCAGCGGCCAATGCAGAATTGGATGGCACCGTATCCACCTCCTTATGTTTCAAGTTATGGGCATGCTTCTAATGCAAGCATTACAAATATACCCGTCCCTGATCTCAATAGCTCCCCCTTTGGGTTTGGTTCCTCCCAAGATCTGGCCCGCCCACCAGCCCCAGGTTTTTCCTTTGGTACGCCTGTCCCAATAGAGTCGTTAAACAGCATttcaggagttagggttaaccagtCGTTTGTGTCTGAAGTAGCTAACATACATTCTGTTTCAGTGACGGCAGTATCGGGCGGAGGGGCGGCCGCGCCATTGCCAGAAGTTATCACAGTGACGGGGAGCTCTGCCTTACAGACGGAGCCAGCAGGGGATTCGGCTTCAAGAGAAGAAACATCAACCCAAGCACTTGCGTTACCAGGGACATCTGCGCAAAGTG TGGGTCGAGTCGGAATGATCGAGTTGGCGGAGTCATCCTTGGCGCAATCCACAAGACGTGCGTATCAGTCAGCGTGGAGTCAGTGGGAGGCTTTCTTACAATCCAGGGCCCCAAGTACATCAGGTCAGGCGGAGGAGATTTTAGAGTTTATGTGGGAAAGATATAACACGGGTGTTAAAAAGGCGGCTATGGCCTCAGCATTAGCAGGCATTTCTTTTATGGCCAAATTACATTCAAAAGTTGATCCCAcaagaggttttattatttccaaggcTATGAAAGGGTGGGCTAGAACCCGCCCTTCGGTTCCTGACTCTAGGCGTCCCATTACGGTTCCCTTGCTTAGGCAGTTGATTATGTCGCTTGCGGAGGTCACTTCTAGCTCCTATGAGTCCACTTTATTCAGCACAGCTTTTTCTATGGCGTTTCACGGAGCATTTAGAATTAGCGAACTTGTGGCTAAATCGAGAGTTTCCCTAGGTACAGCCCTTTTGGGAAAATATACTTTAGTTGCTAGTACGCAGGTCTCCATAAAAATTGCACGATCCAAAACGGATCAGTTTAGTAGGGGTCATTGGGTCACCTTGTCCCCTTGCAATGATACGAGTATATGTCCGGTGGCTTGGTGTAATAAATTTTCAGGAATAAGGCCTAAGGATAGCGAGGCTTGGCTAGCACACATGGATGGGTCTCCTTTGTCCAAGTTTcagtttaatgccatttttaaaagtgCAGTGATAAAGGTGgggttagacccaaaattttatggAACGCACTCGTTCCGTATTGGAGCAGCTACAGCTGCTGCCATGGGAGGGGCCTCCGTACCCGATATTAAATTGTTGGGGCGATGGAAGTCCGATAATTATAAAAGGTACATTAGACCTTAA